A genome region from Dreissena polymorpha isolate Duluth1 chromosome 16, UMN_Dpol_1.0, whole genome shotgun sequence includes the following:
- the LOC127862549 gene encoding fizzy-related protein homolog: MDPEYEKRLLRQQNGGSPYSSPYSSPLSLSPGSPLSSPSKDKYGDRFIPARAGAAWHINFNLNTESPRQSPVASRKAREVANDQAKDGLAYNCLLKNELLSAGIEDLKDQQPDERRILVPKESKNLFRFHVPRRSSDTESSPYSLSPVGSKSQKLLRSPRKAVRKISKIPFKVLDAPELQDDFYLNLVDWSSQNVLSVGLHTCVYLWSACTSQVTRLCDLSNDGDKVTSVSWAERGNLVAVGTHKGYVQIWDVAASKKINTLEGHSARVGALAWNGDMLSSGSRDRLILQRDIRTPCIAPERRLTGHRQEVCGLKWSPDHQHLASGGNDNKLFVWNMNSVSPVQTYTDHLAAVKAIAWSPHQHGLLASGGGTADRCIRFWNTLTGQPLQSVDTGSQVCNLAWSKHSNELVSTHGYSQNQILVWKYPSLVQIAKLTGHSFRVLYLAMSPDGEAIVTGAGDETLRFWNVFSKTRSTKESKSVLNLFTRIR, encoded by the exons ATGGATCCAGAATATGAAAAACGCCTACTTAGACAACAAAATGGTGGTTCACCTTACTCCTCTCCATATTCATCA CCATTGTCGCTTAGTCCGGGAAGCCCACTATCATCACCTAGTAAAGACAAATATGGTGACAGATTTATACCAGCGAGGGCAGGGGCAGCATGGCATATcaactttaatttaaataca GAAAGTCCCAGGCAGTCCCCAGTTGCCAGTAGGAAGGCAAGGGAGGTTGCCAACGACCAGGCAAAAGATGGGCTGGCCTACAACTGTCTCCTGAAGAATGAGCTCCTCTCAGCCGGCATTGAAGATCTGAAG GACCAACAGCCAGATGAACGAAGAATACTTGTACCAAAAGAAAGCAAAAATTTATTCAGg TTTCATGTCCCACGCAGAAGTTCAGACACAGAATCCTCACCATATTCTCTCTCACCAGTTGGTAGCAAAAGTCAGAAACTATTACGATCACCTAGAAAG GCTGTCCGAAAAATATCGAAGATACCATTTAAAGTATTAGATGCACCCGAACTTCAAGATGACTTCTATTTGAATCTTGTGGACTGGTCATCTCAAAATGTGCTCAGTGTTGGTCTGCATACATGTGTGTACTTGTGGAGTGCGTGCACCAGTCAGGTGACACGACTGTGTGATCTCTCAAACGACGGTGACAAAGTGACCTCAGTATCTTGGGCAGAGCGG GGCAATCTCGTAGCTGTGGGTACACATAAAGGGTATGTACAGATCTGGGATGTGGCAGCATCGAAAAAAATCAACACACTTGAGGGGCATAGTGCAAGAGTTG GTGCTTTGGCATGGAACGGAGACATGCTGTCATCGGGTAGTCGAGATCGACTTATCCTTCAGCGAGATATACGCACACCATGCATCGCCCCAGAGCGACGTTTGACCGGCCATAGACAGGAAGTGTGTGGACTCAAATGGTCACCAGACCATCAGCACCTAGCCTCGGGGGGCAATGACAATAAATTGTTTGTGTGGAACATGAACAGTGTGTCCCCTGTGCAAACCTATACAGACCATCTAGCGGCTGTGAAGGCTATAGCGTGGTCTCCCCACCAGCATGGCTTGTTGGCCAGCGGGGGCGGTACTGCAGACAGATGTATTCGCTTCTGGAACACGCTTACAGGGCAACCATTACAGAGTGTGGACACTGGTTCTCAAGTGTGCAATCTCGCTTGGTCCAAACATTCTAACGAACTG GTGAGCACCCACGGCTACTCTCAGAACCAGATCCTGGTGTGGAAGTACCCCTCTCTAGTCCAGATAGCCAAACTCACAGGCCATTCATTCAGAGTGTTGTACCTT GCAATGTCACCAGACGGTGAAGCCATAGTAACTGGTGCCGGGGATGAGACCCTTCGCTTCTGGAATGTCTTCAGTAAAACACGCTCCACTAAG GAGTCTAAGTCTGTGCTGAATTTGTTCACTCGTATCCGGTAA